Proteins encoded by one window of Nasonia vitripennis strain AsymCx chromosome 5, Nvit_psr_1.1, whole genome shotgun sequence:
- the LOC100119399 gene encoding histone H3.1-like, whose protein sequence is MARTKQTARKSTGGKAPRKQLATKAARKSAPATGGVKKPHRFRPGTVALREIRRYQKSTELLLRKMPFQRLVREIAQDFKTDLRFQSSSVMALQEACEAYLVGLFEDTNLCAIHSKRVTIMPKDMQLARRIRGERA, encoded by the coding sequence ATGGCTCGTACTAAGCAGACGGCTCGCAAGTCCACTGGTGGCAAGGCGCCCAGAAAGCAACTCGCTACGAAAGCGGCTCGTAAGAGTGCACCGGCTACAGGAGGTGTCAAGAAGCCTCATCGTTTCCGACCCGGCACCGTCGCTCTTCGTGAAATTCGTCGCTACCAGAAGAGTACAGAACTTCTCTTGCGCAAAATGCCGTTTCAGCGACTCGTCCGCGAGATAGCCCAGGACTTCAAAACGGATCTGCGTTTTCAGAGTTCATCCGTGATGGCTCTTCAGGAAGCCTGCGAAGCCTATCTCGTTGGCCTCTTCGAAGATACTAATCTTTGCGCCATCCACTCTAAGCGTGTAACCATCATGCCCAAAGACATGCAGCTGGCTCGGCGTATACGAGGAGAGCGAGCTTAG